A stretch of DNA from Catenulispora acidiphila DSM 44928:
TTGTCCTGATCGTCGAGGACCCACGAGTATGTGGACATCATGATTTCGACGCTGTGCCCGGCTGTAGGTGGGGATCAAGATCCCTTCGCTGTGCCTGGCCGCTTCGAGATCGGCGTTGGATCGCGTGTGCTTAGCGGACTGGGCGAGGTGTCGGCGTGTCGGAGGTGGTAGGGGTCTGCGGCGATGAGGGAGTCGACAGGATCGGGTGTCCTCGCGAATGGTCGAGTGTCTCGCTACACACGCGAGTACGTTGACGCAGCGATCCGGGCGCCGAAGACGCGACCGCCGCTGTTCTTTCCCGTGAGTTCGCGGATGTGTTCCTTCAGCATGGCTCTCAGGAGGACTTCAGCCAGCCGACGCCCTGCATTCGGGCCAGGATCGGGTGGATGGTGCCGGACGGCAGCCCGGTCTCCGCGCCGATCTGCAGTCCGTATATTTCCTGCGCCGGGTTTTCCGACAGGGCTCCCAGCGCCGCCAGGGTGGGCTGGGTTATCTGGGCTTCGGATCATCAGGGTTCTTACGTTCCACGCTGTTCTCTGCCTAAGGCCCAGGTGGAGAAAAAGGGTACTGCGATGATCCTTCGGCGGCGTGGTGGACGGGCCGTCTGGTGGCCGCCGCATGGCGTGATGAGGACCTGCGTCGTGGGCAGAGACGACCGGACGGTCGTGGCTTCGGCACTGCTGGATAGCCCGGACCGGCGGGTTCTGCTTCGACCTGGGGGCGGGCTGGACGTGAGCGTCGAGTTCCGCCCCCAGGCGTCTGGCGGTGCCGGCCGGGAGTAGTGGGGATTACGGGCTTCGGGCTACGGCCCTGGAAGGGGCTACGACCCTAGGAGCGTGCGGGCCTTGTCGAGGCCGGGGTCGATGGCCTTGGAGATGTCCTGGGCGGTGTAGGGGATCTGGTAGTCGACGGGGACGCCGATGGTGTCGACGAGTTCTCCGTTTGCCCAGATGCGGTGCTGGGTGGGCATTACCAGGATGGTGTTGTTGGTGAGGGCGAAGCCTCGCTGGGTGCCGGATACTACGCCTGCGGTGCGTTGGCCGATTACTTTGCCTAGGTTGAGGAACTTTATGTCGGCGGTGAAGTCTTCGCATGCTGAGGCGCAGGTGGCGTCGGTGATGAGGGTTATTGGCAGGTTCAGGAGTGGGATGGCGTCGTCGGTGTGGTTGTCCGTGCAGTTGTTGTGGATGTCGCAGTTCTTGCTCAGTAGCTTGTTGTGGACGAGGGAGCTGATTAGTTGGGTGACTGGCTCGTCGCGGCCGCCGCCGTTGCCGCGTACGTTGAAGATGACTCCGTGGAGCTGGGTGGTTTGGCGCAGGTTGGCGATTCCGGCTAGGGCTTCGTCGCCTGCGGTGGGTGTGAATGCGGGGATTGTGACCTCTGCGATGCCGCCTGGCAGCAGTGTGACGCTGACGGTCGGGATCAGCGGGGTGGTGACGCCGACGGCGTGGAGCTCGACCGTCGAGGTCTTGCCGGTGGCTGGGCGCTGGACGGTCAGGCGCACCGTGTCCGTGGCGCTTCCTGCGGTCAGCGGTGTGAGGACGCCGCCGTTGATCAGGCCGTTGCTGACGGTTGGCAGGTCGTTGACGCCGATGATGATGTCGCCCGGCTTCAGGCCGGCCTTGTCGGCGGGCTCTCCTGGCCGCACCTTCAAGATGTACAGCGGCGGCGCTGCGTCGGTGATACTCGCGGTCATCCGGCCCGACGGGACCGGCACGAAACCGTAGGTGTAGACGGTGGTGGCGCCCGGGTCCGGGATCGACCCGTCGTCCCAGTGGGCGTGGTCGTCGCCCAGGGCTGAGAGCATCCCGGCCACCGCGGCGGACGCCACGGCTTGCTGCGCCGCGGTGTTGCCCGGCAACCCGGCGATCACTTGCTGGTAGGCCTTGGCGAAGGACGCCCAGTCCTGGTCGCGGTGGCCGGTCAGGTTCGCGATGCTCGCCGTCGGCTGGTCGAGGTCGCGGCGCATCAGTTCCTGGGTGATCGACTGGAAGGCGTCTCGGAGCATCACCCGGGTGTCCGTCTCCGAGCCGGCGTAGGCGTTGTCGAGGATGCAGTTGTACGCCTGGTGCAGCGTTGCGAGCGTGGCCGGCGTCGCCGGCGGCAGCCCTCCCGGCTGGACGTCCTCTGGCTGCTCGATGCACGCGCCGGCCTTGGCGGCGGCCGTGATGCTGCTCGTGCTGTGCGCGTCGCCGGCGTAGGCCGCGACCCCGGATGCGGCGAGCAGGCACGAGACGGTCGCGGCCACGCCCCACGTGGTGACCCGTCGCCGTCGGAGGGCTCCGGCGGCGAGCTTGCCGCGGTGTGGACGGTAACTGGTCGGGGCGAGCGGTTCTGCGGTGTTCACCACAGCGGTTCCTTTCGGTGACGGTTCACGGCGATCCGTGAACCAGGGGGAGAGCGCATGGCCCTTTTCCAGACGGGCCTGCGCCGAAGAGGGAAGTGCGGATCAGGGGACTGACAGGGCCTCGGTCGGCGACATGCGCGCCGCCCGCCAGGCCGGATACAGCCCCGCGAAGCCGCCGATGACGACGGTCGCGGCGACGCCTCCGGTGCTCACCCAGGCCGGGACGACCGAGGGCCAGCCTTTGAACGACGCGTAGCCGGCGGTGACCGCGATGCCGACCGCGACGCCGCCGACCCCGCCTAGAGCCGACAGCAGGAGCGATTCGGCGAGGAACTGCGACCGGATCTGGCCGCGCGTGGCACC
This window harbors:
- a CDS encoding S41 family peptidase, coding for MNTAEPLAPTSYRPHRGKLAAGALRRRRVTTWGVAATVSCLLAASGVAAYAGDAHSTSSITAAAKAGACIEQPEDVQPGGLPPATPATLATLHQAYNCILDNAYAGSETDTRVMLRDAFQSITQELMRRDLDQPTASIANLTGHRDQDWASFAKAYQQVIAGLPGNTAAQQAVASAAVAGMLSALGDDHAHWDDGSIPDPGATTVYTYGFVPVPSGRMTASITDAAPPLYILKVRPGEPADKAGLKPGDIIIGVNDLPTVSNGLINGGVLTPLTAGSATDTVRLTVQRPATGKTSTVELHAVGVTTPLIPTVSVTLLPGGIAEVTIPAFTPTAGDEALAGIANLRQTTQLHGVIFNVRGNGGGRDEPVTQLISSLVHNKLLSKNCDIHNNCTDNHTDDAIPLLNLPITLITDATCASACEDFTADIKFLNLGKVIGQRTAGVVSGTQRGFALTNNTILVMPTQHRIWANGELVDTIGVPVDYQIPYTAQDISKAIDPGLDKARTLLGS